A stretch of the Ammoniphilus sp. CFH 90114 genome encodes the following:
- a CDS encoding type II toxin-antitoxin system VapC family toxin: MIEQIPYQEKSVFIDRSAFKAFMDPKHPLCRKAASFFYGLDDLQQPLVTLNLVIYELHEWVRDQEGLDQAQFFLNAMKRAEQLGVLSIITVDESVEQEASRLMLEQQDYGLSFVEACTLVVIHDLGINRLFSLESRWSRVSRDWPDLQIVPT, translated from the coding sequence ATGATCGAGCAAATACCCTACCAGGAGAAATCCGTCTTTATTGACCGCTCGGCTTTTAAGGCTTTTATGGATCCGAAACATCCATTATGCCGTAAAGCTGCTTCTTTCTTCTACGGACTCGATGACCTCCAACAGCCTTTAGTGACACTAAACCTTGTTATCTATGAACTGCATGAGTGGGTACGTGATCAGGAAGGGCTCGATCAAGCCCAATTCTTCCTAAATGCAATGAAAAGAGCGGAACAATTAGGCGTGCTCTCGATCATTACTGTAGATGAATCTGTCGAACAAGAAGCTAGCCGATTGATGCTTGAACAACAGGACTACGGTCTATCCTTTGTTGAGGCCTGCACTCTTGTCGTTATTCATGATCTCGGGATAAATCGCCTCTTCTCACTGGAGTCACGTTGGTCACGAGTATCACGCGATTGGCCTGATCTGCAAATCGTACCCACATGA
- a CDS encoding FAD-dependent oxidoreductase — protein sequence MQVYDVLVVGGGVSGLTAASLLAKQGYSVLVCEGSNELGGCAGKFDRSGYRFAVGATLGMGFEEGGVLRKLYEQLNIPLPLMESQNVIMEVHLPDQTISYKQSATEWYAELRRQFPLESERMIAFYEEIFLVGRRLAPLLDSPPIFPPRTMKNFTQTMSQIKKEQLLLAPFLVQTVSERLKKYDLLNNRAFVHFINGQLIDSVQTTAEHCPAFLGYAALQTFHRGAYYVYGGLATIAEDLAQSVLSHGGKVEKRQSVINISKKQSLWEVRTNKEIFLAKKLILSQSLHNVGQLFDDSWKKQIRVKEEEEKKRPAWGAFTAYIGVRDQFSDPSIPLYHQFINSYDVPMAEGNQFLLSMSRQEDLKVAPRGYRAITLSTHTEPNAWWQKERYQERKQMYMDQMLKSVNRIFPLFSSCIESVLPGTPVTFQRFTQRQGGKVGGYIPTGRWSWLKAYSPDSGVAGLWFCGDTVFPGAGTLAAVISGTTAARNV from the coding sequence ATGCAAGTATATGATGTTCTGGTCGTAGGAGGAGGAGTTTCGGGACTGACCGCTGCCTCTCTCTTAGCCAAACAAGGTTACTCTGTTCTTGTTTGTGAAGGCTCCAATGAACTAGGGGGATGTGCAGGGAAGTTTGACCGATCTGGTTATCGTTTTGCCGTGGGAGCCACTTTGGGTATGGGTTTTGAGGAAGGGGGCGTTCTTCGTAAGCTATACGAGCAGTTGAATATTCCTCTTCCTCTCATGGAGAGTCAAAACGTAATTATGGAGGTTCATTTACCTGATCAAACCATTTCCTATAAGCAATCGGCTACCGAGTGGTATGCAGAACTACGTAGGCAATTTCCACTTGAGAGTGAACGAATGATTGCATTTTATGAAGAGATCTTTCTAGTTGGTAGACGATTAGCTCCGTTACTAGATTCTCCTCCCATCTTTCCACCGCGAACGATGAAAAACTTCACCCAAACCATGAGTCAGATAAAAAAGGAACAGTTATTATTAGCACCCTTTTTGGTGCAAACTGTTTCAGAACGATTGAAGAAGTATGATTTATTGAACAACCGCGCCTTCGTACACTTCATTAATGGTCAGCTAATAGACAGCGTTCAGACGACGGCAGAGCATTGTCCGGCTTTTCTTGGTTATGCGGCGTTACAAACTTTTCATCGTGGAGCTTATTATGTATACGGAGGATTAGCAACCATTGCTGAGGATCTAGCTCAATCGGTATTATCGCATGGAGGCAAGGTCGAAAAACGCCAATCTGTAATCAACATCTCCAAGAAGCAATCGCTGTGGGAAGTGAGGACGAACAAGGAAATCTTTTTAGCGAAGAAACTGATCCTTAGTCAATCCTTACATAATGTGGGTCAATTATTTGACGATTCTTGGAAGAAACAGATTCGTGTTAAAGAAGAGGAAGAAAAAAAACGACCGGCTTGGGGAGCCTTCACCGCTTATATTGGAGTAAGAGACCAATTTAGCGACCCTTCAATCCCATTATACCACCAGTTTATAAATTCTTATGATGTTCCTATGGCAGAAGGCAACCAATTTCTACTATCTATGTCTAGACAAGAAGACTTGAAAGTCGCACCTAGGGGGTATCGAGCTATTACCCTTTCCACCCACACCGAACCGAACGCTTGGTGGCAGAAGGAAAGGTATCAGGAACGTAAACAAATGTATATGGATCAAATGTTGAAATCAGTTAATCGTATTTTTCCATTGTTCTCTTCTTGCATCGAAAGCGTCCTGCCTGGAACTCCTGTCACGTTTCAGAGGTTTACTCAAAGACAAGGTGGAAAAGTGGGAGGATATATTCCGACAGGTAGGTGGAGCTGGCTTAAAGCTTATTCACCGGACTCAGGTGTAGCAGGACTCTGGTTTTGTGGAGATACGGTCTTTCCAGGTGCGGGAACTCTAGCGGCAGTGATATCGGGAACTACAGCGGCCCGAAATGTATGA